In Novosphingobium kaempferiae, the DNA window TGACTGCGGCCCGCGCACTGTAATGGCTCACGGCAAACGTGTTGGGTGTCGCACTACCGAACATGATGTCCCCCTCATGATGAAGCTCTGCTGCCTCGACCACGGGGACTAACCTAAGGAAAGACCTGTAGATAGTAATCAACCCTGTCAGGAAGATTACAAGGGTCGTTAATTTCCTAACAAAACGATCTATACTTAAATTTACTTATACTGATTCTTGGACGTAACTTTTCGAATCCCAATGAAAAAGGCGCCGCCGGATTGCTCCGGCAGCGCCCTTTGCGAAAGCCGTGCGGCTGGCTAGGATCAGACCAGCGCGCCGTGGCAGTGCTTGTACTTGTTGCCGGAGCCGCAGGGGCACGGCGCGTTGCGGCTGATCTGGAGATCGGCCCAGGGGTTGCTCTCAGGAGCCGCAGCAGCGCCCGCCGGATCGATGCCTTCGGGGCTGCCCGCGAGACCACCGAAGAACTGCGGGATCATCGCCGAACCGTCGCCGTCGTTCGAGTTGTCGAGGCCGGTGAACGGGTCGATGTGGCCGGTCAGGAAGTCGGGCAGTTCAGGCAGCTGCGCGGGCTCGGGCATACGCAGTTCGCTGACCGAGATGATGCGCGTCACGTCCTCGCGGATGCCGTCGAGCATGCGCTCGAACAGGCTGAAGGCTTCCTGCTTGTATTCGTTGATCGGCTGCTTCTGCGCATAGGCGCGCAGGAACACCACCTGGCGCAGCGCGTCGAGCGTGGCGAGGTGCTCCTTCCAGTAGTGGTCCAGCCGGTCGAGCAGGATCGACTTCTCGACCTGGCGCCAGATCGCCGGATCGTCCTGCGCCATCTTGGCTTCCATGTGCGCGTCGGCCAGTTCGGTGATGCGCTGTTCGATATCGTCGGGTTCGAGGCCGTCTTCCTCGATCCACGCCTCGATAGGCACGTCGATGGCGAGGATGTCCTTCACCTTCTCCTTGAGGCCTTCGACGTTCCAGTGCTCCGGATAGGAGCCGGCCGGACAGGCATCGGCGACGAGCGAGTTGATGGTGTCGTGGCGCATGTCGACGACGACATCGTCCACCGCATCGGCGTCCATGATGTCGGAGCGCTGTTCGTAGATGACCTTGCGCTGGTCGTTCATCACGTCGTCATATTCGACGACCTGCTTGCGGACCTCGTAGTTGCGTGCCTCGACCTTCTTCTGCGCGGTCTCGATCGCCTTCGACAGCCATTTGGAGCCGATCGCCTCGCCGTCGGCAAGGTTGCTGTTCATCATCTTCGAGAACAACGTATCGGGACCGAAGATGCGCAGCAGGTCGTCTTCGAGGCAGAGGTAGAATTTCGACAGGCCCGGATCGCCCTGACGGCCCGAACGACCGCGCAGCTGGTTGTCGATGCGGCGGCTTTCATGGCGCTCGGTGCCGATGACGCACAGGCCGCCGGCTTCGAGGACGAGGCGCTTCTGTTCACGCACTTCTGCCTTGATCTTGTCGATCGCTGCCTCGCGCTCAGGCCCTTCGGGCATGTCGCGCAGTTCGTCCTCGACGCGGAACTCGACGTTGCCGCCGAGCTGGATGTCGGTGCCGCGACCGGCCATGTTGGTGGCGATGGTCACGGCGCCCAGCGAGCCCGCCTGCGCGACGATATGCGCTTCCATCTCGTGGAAACGCGCGTTCAGGACCGAGTGCTTGACGCCTTCCTTGTTGAGGAAGTCCGACAGCAGTTCCGACTTCTCGATAGACACGGTGCCGACGAGCACCGGCTGGCCGGTCTCGTACTTCTCGCGGATCAGCTTGGCGATGGCGGCGAACTTGTCGAGCGTGTTCTTGTAGAACTCGTCCTCCTCGTCGACGCGCTGCACCGGCAGGTTCGTCGGGATGGTGACGACGTTCATCTTGTAGATGTCGTAGAATTCGGGCGCTTCGGTCGCCGCCGTACCCGTCATGCCCGAGAGCTTCGGATACATACGGAAGTAGTTCTGGAAGGTGATCGAGGCGAGCGTCTGGTTCTCCGGCTCGATCTTGACGCCTTCCTTGGCCTCCACGGCCTGGTGCAGACCGTTCGACCAGCGGCGCCCGTCCATCATGCGACCGGTGAACTCGTCGATGATGACGACCTTGTCGTCCTTGACGATGTAGTCGGTGTCGCGCTTGAACATGAACACGCCCTTCAGGGCCTGATCGAGGTGGTGGACCACCTGCGTGTTCTCGACATCGTAGAGGTTCGAGCCTTCGAGCAGCCCGGCGGCCTCCAGCATGCGCTCGGCACGCTCGACGCCGTCCTCGGTCAGCGAGATGTTCTTGGTCTTCTCGTCAGCCTCGTAGTCCTCGGGCTGGAGCTGCTTCACGATGGCGTCGACCTGAACGTAAAGCTCGCTCTTGTCGTCGGTCGGGCCGGAGATGATGAGCGGCGTGCGAGCCTCGTCGATCAGGATCGAGTCGACCTCGTCGACGATCGCGAAGTTGAAGGGGCGCTGCACCATCTGGCTGCGCTCGTGCTTCATGTTGTCGCGCAGGTAGTCGAAGCCGAATTCGTTGTTGGTGCCGTAAGTGATGTCGGCGCCGTAGGCCTCGCGGCGTTCCCACTCGTTGAGGTTGGGGACGATCACGCCGACCGTCAGGCCGAGGAAGCCGTGCAGCTTCTCCATTTGCTCGGCGTCGCGGCGGGCGAGGTAGTCGTTGACGGTGACGACGTGGACGCCCTTGCCCTCGAGCGCGTTGAGGTAGGTCGGTGCGGTGGCGACGAGGGTCTTGCCCTCACCCGTGCGCATTTCCGCGATCTCGCCGCGGTGAAGCACCATGCCGCCGATCATCTGCACATCGAAATGACGCATGCCGTACACGCGCTTCGATGCCTCGCGCACGGTGGCATAGGCTTCAGGCAGGATGTCGTCGAGGGTGGAGCCGTTGGCCAGAAGCTCGCGGAACTTGGGGGTCTGGGCGGCGAGTTCCTCGTCGCTCATGGCCTCCAGCGCGGGCTCGAAAGCGTTTATCTGGGCGACGATCTTGTCGAGCGACTTGACGTAACGCTCGTTGGACGAGCCGAAGATGGACTTGACGAGTGCGCCGAACATGGCGGTGAATCCCTGTTTTCGTGAATGCGTAAGATCGATGTGCGCGCCGACGGCGAGAAGCCGGGCGCGTCTTGAAGCTCGCGAAGAAGCTGAGGGTTGCGCGAGAAGCGCTTATTCGCGCGCGCGGTCTATGCCGGTCAGTACGGTCGCCACGGCGACCGGCGCGAAGGCGGCAGGCTGCTGCGGCGCATGAAGGCGCGTGTTGCGCAGTCCCGGCTCGGGCAGTCTTGCAAGGGCCACCGGCGCGCGCGGCGCCTTGGCCGCGACCTCGCGAACGCCCAGAACCTGCACCGCCGATACCCGCGACGCGCACGCATCGGCGGGGCCGACTTGGGCAGCAAGGCCCGTCAGCAGGGCAAGCAGGGTCAGGATCAGGCGATGGGCCATCGGCAGGTCAGATAAGGTCGATGACGGGATGTGTCCACATGCGTTTGCGTTCAGCGGAGTATCCGGCCCACAGGTCAGTCCGGAAATTCCCGTGCCATGCGTTCCGCCAGCCATGCCCCGAACGTTCGGCTGGCGTCGGTCGCGCTCGCCACGACGTAGTGATAGGCGCCCTCGAACGGGATCTCGATGTCCGAAAGCCGCACCAGCTTGCCGCTTGCCAGCGCGTCGCTGGCGATCACCTTGCGCACCAGCGCGATACCGTGCCCCGCGAACACCGCTTCCAGCATGAGCCCGGCATCGTGGTAGGGCGCGCCGCCCGAAGGCTCGGGCAGTTCCAGCCCCGCCTTCTGGAACCACGGCGTCCACGCCTGCCAGACGTTGCGCAGCAGGTGGCATCGGGCAAAATCGTCGATGCCCCTGATCCCCATGCGCGAGCGATACTCGGGCGAGCAGGCCGGAAACACCATGTCGCCCACCAGACGCTCCGACACCAGTCCCGGCCATGCTCCTGCGCCATAGCGGATCGCCGCATCCAGTCCGCCGCTGCCGACGTGGCTGACCTCCACCCGAGCATCGAGGGCAATCGCGATCTCGGGGTGCAGCGTCTGGAACTCCACCAGCCGGGGCACCAGCCAGTTCGATGCGAACGACGGCAGCACGCCGACCCGCAGCACCTGCTCGCCCGCAGCCGGAGGCGGCGGGAAGATGCTGGCGATCAACCCGAGCGCCTGCCGCACCACCGGCAGCACCTGCCGCGCCTCTGCCGTCGGCTCCATGGCATTGCCCCGCCGGACGAACATCCGCGCACCGAGCCGCTCCTCGATCTCGCGGATGCGGTGGCTGATGGCGCCGTGCGTGACGCCCAGTTCCTCGGCCGCGCGGGAAAAGCTCTGCAACCGCGCCGCGGTTTCAAGCGCGCGCAGGGTTTGGATGGATGGAGGTCGATACACCCGCAGGTTGTTAACGGATTTCACAACCTGCGCCAAGAATCCTCGTTCGGCTCGAGCACCCGTCTGCATTAAGGCTTGCGCCATGCCCCCGAAGGACACCCTGCCGATGCCGACCGCCCGCCGCCGCTATCATCCCGCCATGCTCGTCGTGGGACTAACGTTCCTCGCCCTGCTGTTCTCTGCCGGGCTGCGCTCCGCGCCGGGCGTGATGATGCTGCCGCTGGAACTCCATTTCGGCTGGGACCGCGCGACGATCTCCTTCTCCGCTGCCATCGGCATCCTGCTCTACGGTCTGGTCGGCCCTTTCGCCGCCGCGCTGATGATGAGCATCGGCATCAAGCGCACGATGCTCGGCGGTCTGGTCCTCATGGCCGCCTCCACGTTCGCCAGCCAGTGGATGACGACGCCCTGGCAATACGTGCTGAGCTGGGGCGTCGTCTCCGGCGTCGGCTCGGGCGCGGTGGCCGCCGTGCTGGGCGCGGCAGTGGTCAACCGCTGGTTCGCGACGCGGCAGGGCCTCGTCATGGGCCTCCTGAGCGCCAGCACGGCCACCGGAGCACTGGTGTTCCTGCCCTTCCTCGCCTGGCTGTCGCAGGGCGGAGCGTGGAAGCCGGTCGCGCTCGCGGTCAGCCTCGGCTGCGCGGCACTGATCCCGCTCGTGCTGCTGTTCATGCCCGAGCGCCCCGAACATCGCGGCGTGCGCCGCTTCGGCGAGGCGCACGACACGCCGCCTGCTCCGGCCATGAAGCAGGCCGCGACGCCCTGGCTGGCGATCGAGGCGCTGTTGCGCGCGGGCCGCACGCCGATGTTCTGGCTGCTCGCGGGCACCTTCTTCGTCTGCGGTCTCACCACCAACGGCCTTGTCGGCACGCACATGATCGCGTTCTGCGGCGACCACGGCATCGCGGCGGTGGCGGCTGCCGGGCTGCTCTCGCTCATGGGCTTCTTCGACCTCATCGGCACGACCGCGTCGGGCTGGCTGACCGACCGCTACGATCCCAAGCGGCTGCTGGCGGTCTATTACGGCCTGCGCGGCGTCTCGCTCGTCGCCCTGCCCTTCATCGACTTCGGGCAAGTGAGCCTGACCATCTTCGCCGTGTTCTACGGCCTCGACTGGATCGCGACGGTGCCGCCGACGGTGAAGCTGGCCAACCGCTCCTTCGGTGAGCGCGACGCGCCGATCGTGTTCGGCTGGGTGCTGGTGGCACACCAGATGGGCGCCGCCGTCGCCGCGTTCGGCGCCGGGGTCATCCGCGAGGTCGTCGGCAGCTACACCCCGGCCTTCGTGCTCGCAGGACTGTTCGCCGTCGCCGCCTCGCTCGTCTTCATCTTCGGCTTCGGTCGGGGCGAGCGCGTCGGGCGCGCGATGGAGCCGCTTCCCGTCTGAAGCCCGCCTGACGAAGCGAGGGCGCCATGGTCCCTTGACCTGTCACACGCACGCGCTAGCAACCGCGCCATGGCCTACCCCGTCTCCCCGCTCGCCTCGCCCTTCCCCGCCCTGCCCGAGATCGCGGGCGTCGTGCCGCATGTCGTGCGCGCGGGGTACAAGAACTGGGGCCGCTGCGACCTCACCTTCGTCACGCTGGACGGAGGCACGGCGGTCGCGGGCGTGTTCACGAAGAACGTATGCTGCTCGTCCGAAGTCGATCTGGGGCGCGAGAACGTCAAGCTCGGCCGGGCGCGTGCGCTGGTGGTGAACGCGGGCAATTCCAACGCCTTCACCGGCTATCGCGGTCGCGAGGCGGTGGAGCAGATCATGGAGCAGGTCGCCGACAACCTCGGCTGCCCGAAGGAACAGGTCTTCGTCTCCTCGACCGGCGTGATCGGCGTGCCGCTGCCCAAGGACAAGGCGCGCGAGGGCGTGGAGAAGGCGCTGTCGGCTGAGCCCTGCTCATGGGAAGATGCCGCCAACACCATCGCCACCACCGACACCTTTGCGAAAGGCGCCACCGCCACCGCCATGGTGGGCGATACGAAGATCACGATCAGCGCCATCATCAAGGGCTCGGGCATGATCGCGCCCGACATGGCGACGATGCTGGGCTACCTCTTCACCGATGCCGCCGTGGAGCCCGCTTTCCTGCAGGCCTGCCTCTCCGCCGCGAACCTGCGCACGTTCTCCTGCATCACCGTCGATTCGGACACTTCGACCAGCGACACGGTGCTGGCCTTCGCCACCGGCAGGGCGGGCAACGCGCCGATCACCGGCTTCGACAGCCCCGGCGCCCACGCCTTTGCCGCCGCGATCCATGACGTCTGCCGCCAGCTTGCCCACCTCGTCGTGCGCGACGGCGAAGGCGCGCAGAAGTTCATCGCCGTGTCGGTAAGCGGCGCGGTGTCGGACGAGAGCGCCCGCAAGGTCGGCATGGCCATCGCCAACTCGCCGCTGGTCAAGACCGCCATCGCCGGCGAGGACGCCAACTGGGGCCGCGTGGTCATGGCCGTGGGCAAGGCGGGCGAGCCCGCCGACCGCGACCGGCTCTCCATCGGCTTCGGCGGCACCTGGGCCGCGAAGCAGGGCCTGCCCCTTGCGGACTACGACGAAGCCCCCGTCGCCGCGCACCTCAAGGGCCAGGACATTTCCATCGAAGTCGACCTCGGCCTCGGTGAAGGCACGGCGACCGTGTGGACCTGCGACCTGACGCACGGCTACATCTCGATCAACGCGGATTACCGGAGCTGAACATGTCCGAACCGTTCTTCACGATCTGGGGCCGCCTGAACTCGCACAACGTCAAGAAGGTGGCCTGGTTCGCCGAGGAACTCGGGCTCAAGTACCAGCGCAACGACATCGGCGGGAAGTTCGGCTTCACGGACGAATACCTCGGCAAGAACCCCAACCGCCTGATCCCGACCATCGAGGACGGCAAGGTCGTGCTGTGGGAATCGAACGCGATCTTGCGCTACATGGCCGCCGAGTACGGCGGCGGCGCATGGTTCCCCTCCGACCCCATCGACCGCGCACTGGCCGACCGCTGGATGGACTGGCAGTTCGCCTATGCCGATGCGCAGCGCGCGGCCTTCCTTGCCTTCGCCCGCACGCCGCAGGACCAGTGGGACCACGACGCCATCGCCCGCAGCGTCGATGCCTGTGCAAAGCACCTTGCGGTGCTGGACAGGTATCTCGGCGAGAAGCCGTGGCTGTCGGGCAGCCAGTTCGGCATCGGCGACATCCCGATGGGCGTCTACGCCTACACCTGGTTCAGCCTGCGTTTCGACAAGCCCGAGTTCGCCGCCGTGTCCGACTGGTACGCGCGCATCTGCAAGCGCCCCGGCTTTGCCGAACAGGTGATGATCCCCCTCACATGATGACCCCAGCCCTCCACGCCGCAGTCGAGACGATCATGCGTGAGGCGAGCGATCGCGCGATCCTCCCGCATTACCAGAAGCTCGCCGCCAGCGAGATCGACGCCAAGGCCCCTGACGACGTCGTCACCATCGCCGACAAGCAGGCCGAGGCGATGCTGACCGAGCGCCTCTCCGCCCTGCTCCCCGAAGCGGCGGTCGTGGGCGAGGAAGCCGTCTTCGCCGATGCGTCGGTGATGGAGCAGTTGAAGGACCGCCTGTGCTGGATCGTCGATCCGCTCGACGGCACCAACAACTTCGCCGCCGGAAAGCCGCCCTTCGGCGTCCTCGTCGCGCTGGCGGACAAGGGCGAGACCATCGGCGGCTGGATCCTCGACTGCCTGACCGGTCGCTTCTGCCGCACCGACCTCGGCGGCGGCGCGTGGATCGACGGAGAGCGGATCACCGCGCACACCACCGGCGCCGAGCCCCCGGTCGCGGCGATCTCGACCGTGTTCCTAGATGCTGGCGCGCGCGAGAAAGTGCTGACGCACATCGCCCCGCACTACACCCTCGTCGACATCCCCCGCTGTGCGGCGGAGCAGTATCCGCGCCTGGTGCTGGGGAGCAACGACATCTCAGTGTTCAACCGCACCCTGCCGTGGGACCACGCGGCGGGCGTCCTGTTCCTCAACGAGGCGGGCGGCAAGGCGGCGCGGCCCGACGGCAGCGCCTACCGCGTGGACGAATACGCACGCCGCGACCTCATCGGCGCGTCGAGCCCGGCGCTGTGGGATGAGTTCGCGGCGGTGGTGGCGAAGCTGGCATAAAGAAAAGCCCCCGCCGCTCTCGCAGCAGGGGCCTTCCTCAAACAGCAATCGAAGCGATCAGAGTTCGCTTTCGATCCAGCCCTTGAGCGCGCTCTTGGGCGCGGCGCCGAGCTTCTTGGCGACCGGCTGGCCGTCCTTGAACAGCACCAGCAGCGGAATCGACTGCACGCCGATCTGCGCGGGGGTGTCGGTGTTGGCCATGATGTCCATCTTGGCGATGACCACCTGCTCGCCCAGTTCCTCGGCGATTTCCTCCAGAGCGGGGGCGATCATCTTGCACGGGCCGCACCAGTCCGCCCAGAAATCGACGAGGACGGGCTTGTCGGACTTGAGGACGTCGGCCTCGAAGCTGGCATCGGTAACGGCGATAGTGGACATCTGCGGACTCCTGAAAGGGGATTTGGGCGATAATCTAGGGATGAAACCCGGCAAGGCAACGCCGGAGCGGTGAAAGCTTTACTCGCGCGGTTCCAAGTCCGGCTTGTGCTGTGCCAGCACGGCGGCGGGCACCTCGATCAGCCGGGGCACGGCGGTATAGAGTAGTGCGACCTCGACCGCACGACCGGGGAACGTCGCCTCCAGCGCGGCGGCGTAGGCACCCATCTGGCGCAGCACGCCCCGGGGCACCGCGTCGATCCGGTCTGGCGGACGGCGCGCGCTCTTGTAGTCGACAAGGCGCACGCGGCCCGGCTCAATGACCAGTCGATCGATCGTGCCCGCAACCACCTGCCCGCCGACGACTGCGGCAACCGGCACTTCGGCAAGGCTGTCCGGTCCGAACAGGTCCGCCCATTCCGGGTTACCGAGCACCGTCAGCGCACTCGCCAGCAGCGCCTCGCGGTCGGCCTCAGGGAGATCGGCGGCATGGCGCGCAAGCCAGCCGCGCCCGGCCTCCGCGCGCGTGGCCGAAGCCACATCGGGCAACCGCTCCAGCAGCCTGTGAACCAGCGTCCCGCGCCGCGCGGCATCGCGGCCAGCGCCCGGCGGGAACGGCGGATCGGGCGCATCCTCCTCACCCAGAGCCGAAGGCGCGAGCGGACGCGGCGGGCGCGGTTCGGCGGGCGGGCCACGCTCCAGCCAGCGCGGCAGCGGCTCGCGCAAGTCGAGCATCGGCGCTGCCGCCCGCACCGGAACCGAGGGCGCGGGCGTGCCATGCTCGCACCGCGCGCCCCAGATCGGATCGGCCAGTTCCGCTTCGGCGGGGAACAGAGCGCGCAGGCGGGCGTACCAGCTCTTCGGACTCGGTTCGCCCTTGTCGCGATTGGTGAGCGCGCCGCCGACGAACAGCGCTTCCTCCGCGCGGGTCATGGCGACGTAGAGCAGGCGCCAGTGCTCCTGCTCGTCGCCCAGCTTGCCTTCCTCGATCCGCGCGGCGATGCGACCCTGCTTCTCGTCCTTCGAGAGCGGCGGCAGCGGAATCTCGCGCGCCGGATTGACCGGATCGGGCAGGTCGAAGCCGCGCTCGCGCGCGTTGTCGGGATTGCTCGTCGCATCGGCGAGGATGACGATCGGCGCCTGCAGGCCCTTGGAGCCGTGCACGGTCATCACCCGCACCAGCCCCGCAGCATTGTCCGCCTCGCGCTTCAACTCGCCGTCGCCCGCGTCGAACCACGCAAGGAACCCGGCTAGGCTGGGCGTATCGGTGACGGCATAGGCCTTGGCGGCGTTGACCAGTTCGTCGATCGGATCGTTCGCCTCGGTGCCCAGCCGCGCAACCAGCCGCCGTCGCCCCTGCCACGATCCCACCAGCAGCCATTGCAGCAAGTCCTGCGGCGGATCGTAATCCGCGCGGCGCAGCACTTCGCCAAGTTGCTCCATCACCGCTGCGACCTCGGGCTCGCGCGAGCGACGCAGATGCTCCCACAACCGCGTGTGCCTTTCGCGATAGCCGTGCGCCAGCAACTGCTCCTGGCTCCAGCCGACGAGCGGCGAGACCAGCAGCGCGGCAAGGTTCAGGTCGTCGAGCGGCTGCACCGCGAAGCGAAGCGCGGCGACGAGATCCTTCACCGCCAGCGGCGCGCCAAGACGCAGGCGGTCGACGCCCGCCACCGGCACGCCCGCAGCATGGAGCCGCGCGACGATCAGCCCCGCCAATTCCTTGCGCTGGCGAACCAGCACCATGATGTCGCCCGCTTCCGCCCGGCGCGGCTTGCCCTTCACCAGCGTGAAGCCCGGCCCCTGCTCGTCCAGCCAGTCCCGGACCTGCAGCGCGATGCGCTCGGCCATCTGGCGGTCGGGGCGAGAAAGCCAGTCCGGCGTCGCGCCTTCCTCGTCCGGCAGTTCCTCGTCGTCCGCGTCGGCGGCATCACTCACCGGATGCCACAGCGCGACGTAGCCGGGACGCTCCTGCCCCTCGTGCGGCTCCGGCGGCTGGTCGAGGCCGAAGCTGGCATGACCGATACCGGTGATCGCCCGGTCGACGAAATCGAGCACCGTCTGCGCCGTGCGGAACGAACGGTCGAGCCCGAGTTCCAGCAGCCCGCGCGCCGAGTGATTGCTGCGCAGCATCGCCGCGTTCTCAGCCGCCCCGTCCATTTCGCGCCGCACGCGGTCGGCGGCGCGGCGGAAGTTCTCCGGGCTGGTGCCCTGAAAGCGGAAAATCGCCTGCTTGTAGTCGCCCACGACGAACAGCGTGCGCATCAGCTCTTCGGGCCGACCGCCCTCGTACTTGGACAGGCCCGCCCAGAACTCGCCCGCCATCGCGAAGATGATGTCCCACTGCGCGGCGTTGGTGTCCTGCGCCTCGTCGACGAGGATGTGGTCGAAGCGCCGGTCCAGCTTGTAGCGGATCCAGTCCGCCTGCGCCTGATTGGCGAGGAGGTCGGCGGCGCGGCGGATCTGGTCGTCGAAGTCGATCAGCCCTTCCCGCTGCTTCGCCGCATCCCAAGCCAGCGCGAATGCGCGGCCTAGGCGCAGCGCCGGCACCAGCCGGTCGGCCAGCATGAGCAGCCCGCGCAAGGCGCGCACTTCCAGAATACGCTCGATCACCCGCGCGCAGGAATCGGCGTAACCGGGGTCGAGCTTGTCCTGCGAGGTCGTGGACTTGGGCTCGCCCTTGGCGGTCAGGAAGACCTTGGCCAATGCATCAAGGCTCTCCAGCCGCTGCGCGCCGGTGCCCAGCAGCCACTCGCTGATCGCATCGACCGCGCCGAGCCCGGTCTTGGTGCCCCATTCGGCATTGACCGCCATGCAGTGCCGCAGCGAGCGCACATCGAACGCATCGTCCGCACAGCGCGCGGCGAGCCAGTCGCCATCGGCCTCCGAGGGCAGTCCCAGCAGCCGCAGCACATTGCTCCGCATGTCGGGAGCCTGCCAGCCGCCCGGACCGAACCATGCCTCCCGCGCCGAGGCGCAGCGCAACAAGAAGCCCATCACCGCATCGGGGCCATGCCGCAGCGAAAGCTGCTCCACCGCCCGCAGCAAGGCAGGATCGCCGAACGGCGCGTTCTCCGCATCTACCAGCAGGTCGGCCAGCACCTGCCGCGCGAGGAGATCGCGTTCGCGGTCCTCCATCGGGCGACTGCCGGGGATGAGGTCCGCCTCCTGCGGGAACGTCGCCAGCAGCCATTGCGAAAACGCATGGATCGTGTCGATCCGGAGCCCCCCGCCCGGACTGTCGAGCACCGAGGCGAACAGCGTGCGCGCCCGGGCGAGGTTGTCGTCGCTGGCGGTCGCACCGATCGCGGCAAGGCGCTGCCGCAAGTCGAACTCGTCCAGCCGCACCCATTCGGCCAGCGTCCCGTTGATGCGCGCTGCCATCTCGGTCGCCCCGGCCTTGGTGAACGTAAGGCACAGGATCTGCGAGGGATCGACGTCGGGCTGCAGCAAAAGCCGCAGCACGCGCGAGGACAGCACCTGCGTCTTGCCCGTGCCTGCCGACGCGGAAAGCCACACCGTCTCCTGCGGATCGACCGCAAGCATCTGGTTGCCGTGCAGCGGATGGACGGTAGCCGGGCCGCTCATGCCGCATCCTCTGGCCTGTTGCCGAGCGAGGTGATCCACTCGTCGAGCCGCATCAGCTGGTCGTAATCCGCATAGCT includes these proteins:
- the addA gene encoding double-strand break repair helicase AddA, with the protein product MSGPATVHPLHGNQMLAVDPQETVWLSASAGTGKTQVLSSRVLRLLLQPDVDPSQILCLTFTKAGATEMAARINGTLAEWVRLDEFDLRQRLAAIGATASDDNLARARTLFASVLDSPGGGLRIDTIHAFSQWLLATFPQEADLIPGSRPMEDRERDLLARQVLADLLVDAENAPFGDPALLRAVEQLSLRHGPDAVMGFLLRCASAREAWFGPGGWQAPDMRSNVLRLLGLPSEADGDWLAARCADDAFDVRSLRHCMAVNAEWGTKTGLGAVDAISEWLLGTGAQRLESLDALAKVFLTAKGEPKSTTSQDKLDPGYADSCARVIERILEVRALRGLLMLADRLVPALRLGRAFALAWDAAKQREGLIDFDDQIRRAADLLANQAQADWIRYKLDRRFDHILVDEAQDTNAAQWDIIFAMAGEFWAGLSKYEGGRPEELMRTLFVVGDYKQAIFRFQGTSPENFRRAADRVRREMDGAAENAAMLRSNHSARGLLELGLDRSFRTAQTVLDFVDRAITGIGHASFGLDQPPEPHEGQERPGYVALWHPVSDAADADDEELPDEEGATPDWLSRPDRQMAERIALQVRDWLDEQGPGFTLVKGKPRRAEAGDIMVLVRQRKELAGLIVARLHAAGVPVAGVDRLRLGAPLAVKDLVAALRFAVQPLDDLNLAALLVSPLVGWSQEQLLAHGYRERHTRLWEHLRRSREPEVAAVMEQLGEVLRRADYDPPQDLLQWLLVGSWQGRRRLVARLGTEANDPIDELVNAAKAYAVTDTPSLAGFLAWFDAGDGELKREADNAAGLVRVMTVHGSKGLQAPIVILADATSNPDNARERGFDLPDPVNPAREIPLPPLSKDEKQGRIAARIEEGKLGDEQEHWRLLYVAMTRAEEALFVGGALTNRDKGEPSPKSWYARLRALFPAEAELADPIWGARCEHGTPAPSVPVRAAAPMLDLREPLPRWLERGPPAEPRPPRPLAPSALGEEDAPDPPFPPGAGRDAARRGTLVHRLLERLPDVASATRAEAGRGWLARHAADLPEADREALLASALTVLGNPEWADLFGPDSLAEVPVAAVVGGQVVAGTIDRLVIEPGRVRLVDYKSARRPPDRIDAVPRGVLRQMGAYAAALEATFPGRAVEVALLYTAVPRLIEVPAAVLAQHKPDLEPRE